A stretch of Trichomycterus rosablanca isolate fTriRos1 chromosome 8, fTriRos1.hap1, whole genome shotgun sequence DNA encodes these proteins:
- the LOC134318792 gene encoding POU domain, class 3, transcription factor 4-B-like, with amino-acid sequence MATAASNPYSILSSGSMVHPDASVMQQGSPYRNHQKLLQSDYLQSVQTNGHGLGHQWMSSLSESNPWSVEQQDVKPGREDLQLGAIIHHRSAHVAHHSPHAWGASHTPPSINLYSQTGFSVNGMHGTGALTPPPPQTQSVHTPEPGDLGAHHCHDHSDEETPTSDELEQFAKLFKQRRIKLGFTQADVGLALGTLYGNVFSQTTICRFEALQLSFKNMCKLKPLLNKWLEEADSSTGSPSSIDKIAAQGRKRKKRTSIEVSVKGVLETHFLKCPKPAAQEILSLADSLQLEKEVVRVWFCNRRQKEKRMTPPGDQQGHELYAHTVNTDSNSCRDL; translated from the coding sequence ATGGCCACAGCTGCGTCCAATCCCTACAGCATTCTCAGCTCGGGCTCCATGGTGCACCCGGACGCGTCGGTCATGCAGCAAGGGAGTCCTTACAGGAACCACCAGAAACTGCTGCAGAGCGACTACCTACAGAGCGTGCAGACTAACGGCCATGGACTCGGGCACCAGTGGATGAGCAGCTTATCCGAGAGCAACCCTTGGTCTGTTGAGCAGCAGGACGTGAAACCGGGACGGGAGGACCTTCAGCTTGGGGCGATCATACATCACCGCTCGGCGCATGTCGCACATCATTCGCCGCACGCCTGGGGTGCGTCCCACACCCCACCATCCATCAACCTGTACTCTCAGACGGGATTCTCCGTAAACGGCATGCATGGCACCGGTGCTTTGACTCCACCACCACCGCAGACGCAGAGCGTTCACACTCCAGAACCCGGGGACCTCGGTGCGCACCACTGCCACGACCATTCCGACGAGGAGACCCCGACATCAGACGAGCTGGAACAGTTTGCCAAGCTGTttaagcagcggcgcatcaagCTTGGATTCACACAGGCCGACGTCGGACTCGCGTTAGGCACCCTGTACGGTAACGTGTTCTCCCAAACTACAATCTGTCGCTTTGAGGCTCTACAGCTGAGCTTTAAAAACATGTGCAAGCTCAAGCCGCTGCTGAACAAGTGGCTCGAAGAGGCTGATTCCTCCACCGGCAGCCCCAGCAGCATCGACAAGATCGCCGCGCAGGGCAGGAAACGCAAGAAACGGACCTCCATCGAAGTGAGCGTCAAGGGAGTGCTAGAAACGCACTTTTTAAAATGCCCCAAACCAGCAGCGCAGGAGATTTTGTCTCTGGCTGACAGCCTCCAGCTTGAGAAGGAGGTGGTGCGCGTTTGGTTCTGCAATCGGAGACAAAAGGAGAAGCGCATGACTCCGCCTGGAGATCAGCAAGGACACGAGCTTTACGCACATACAGTCAACACGGACAGCAACTCGTGCAGAGATCTCTGA